In the genome of Leptolyngbya sp. FACHB-261, one region contains:
- a CDS encoding iron uptake porin: MKKIYLHLAGGMSVLGLVAQAAPAMAAEVAQSTSPEPVVAVEALPAASVDQTSAIAAPEMTPVAPIVVAQAAPEAAPAPAATREQINSVSQLAGTTNSMSQVTSVSQLSDVRPTDWAFQALQSLVERYGVIAGYPDGTYRGNRAMTRYEFAAGLNAALDRVNELIAAGLADKVSREDLATLQRLQEEFAAELATLRGRVDSLEARTAELEANQFSTTTKLSGQVILSFNGGSIDNSPDPNTTFISRARLNLNTSFTGDDLLLTQLQAGTGSDVDNAGQFSGGIFSGLDYANQSSEFRLNRLNYTFPLFTPDLTASIYATGFISDYVDFGSYNNNSATDFTSSWAVNNYLVLAGDRRGAGAALTFNPGKGPLTVTAAYRASGATIADPDDDITGDNRNGLFGDPNLGAVEVTFAPFQALTLRALYTGGADGGDKWSALGGSFELNLGRSIALFGRYGYVFDYANSAIANGFADPGATAGDIVGAGANPQYWSAGIAFPDLFVPGGLAGIAVGQPFIEESVGDVTQSNLEAFYRFPLSSNITVTPSVQVINNAGNDSSNGTSYVGTLRTVFSF, encoded by the coding sequence GTGAAAAAGATCTACTTGCACCTAGCCGGTGGGATGAGCGTTCTGGGTTTGGTAGCCCAAGCTGCTCCCGCGATGGCAGCTGAGGTCGCTCAGTCTACGAGCCCCGAGCCAGTTGTCGCTGTTGAAGCATTGCCCGCGGCTTCCGTTGACCAAACCAGTGCTATTGCTGCACCGGAAATGACCCCGGTTGCACCGATAGTGGTTGCTCAAGCAGCCCCTGAAGCAGCTCCCGCCCCTGCCGCAACCCGAGAGCAGATCAACTCGGTAAGCCAGCTCGCAGGCACCACCAACTCGATGTCTCAGGTGACCTCGGTTTCTCAGCTTTCTGACGTCAGGCCAACGGACTGGGCTTTCCAAGCCCTGCAATCTCTGGTTGAGCGCTACGGTGTGATCGCCGGTTATCCCGATGGCACCTACCGCGGCAACCGGGCTATGACCCGTTATGAGTTTGCTGCTGGTTTGAATGCCGCTCTGGACCGGGTAAACGAACTGATCGCGGCTGGTCTGGCTGACAAGGTTTCTCGTGAAGACCTAGCCACCTTACAGCGCCTGCAAGAAGAGTTCGCAGCTGAACTGGCTACCCTCCGCGGTCGGGTCGACAGCCTAGAAGCTCGCACAGCTGAGCTGGAAGCAAATCAGTTCTCCACCACCACCAAGCTGAGCGGTCAGGTGATCCTGTCCTTCAACGGTGGTTCTATCGATAACAGCCCGGATCCGAACACCACGTTCATCAGCCGTGCTCGTCTGAACTTGAACACCAGCTTCACTGGCGACGACTTGCTGTTAACCCAGTTGCAAGCGGGTACCGGCAGCGATGTTGACAACGCTGGTCAATTCTCTGGTGGTATCTTCAGCGGGTTGGACTACGCCAACCAGAGCAGTGAGTTCAGGCTCAACCGCTTGAACTACACCTTCCCGCTCTTTACGCCAGACCTGACGGCTTCGATCTACGCCACCGGCTTCATCTCTGACTACGTTGACTTCGGTAGCTACAACAACAACAGCGCCACTGACTTCACCTCCTCGTGGGCAGTCAACAACTACCTAGTGCTGGCGGGTGACCGCAGAGGTGCTGGTGCAGCTCTGACCTTCAACCCTGGTAAGGGCCCTCTGACAGTTACCGCTGCGTATCGTGCTTCTGGCGCGACCATCGCTGACCCAGATGATGACATCACGGGTGACAACCGTAACGGTCTATTCGGCGACCCCAACCTGGGTGCAGTCGAAGTGACCTTCGCACCTTTCCAAGCTCTAACCCTGCGGGCTCTGTACACCGGTGGTGCGGATGGCGGTGACAAGTGGAGCGCACTAGGTGGTAGCTTCGAGCTGAACCTGGGTCGCAGCATTGCCCTCTTTGGTCGCTATGGCTATGTGTTCGATTACGCGAACTCTGCCATCGCCAATGGCTTCGCTGACCCTGGCGCGACAGCTGGTGATATCGTCGGCGCTGGCGCTAATCCTCAGTACTGGTCTGCTGGGATTGCCTTCCCTGACCTGTTCGTTCCCGGTGGTCTAGCTGGTATCGCTGTGGGTCAACCCTTCATCGAAGAGTCGGTAGGTGACGTAACTCAGTCCAACCTGGAAGCCTTCTATCGCTTCCCGTTGAGCAGCAACATCACCGTCACGCCCTCGGTACAGGTGATCAACAATGCTGGCAACGACAGCAGCAATGGTACGTCCTACGTTGGCACCCTGCGTACGGTGTTCTCCTTCTAA
- the metG gene encoding methionine--tRNA ligase: MNLASKQTTFALTTPLYYVNDLPHVGSAYTTMAADALARFQRLRGQEVLLITGTDEHGQKIQRTAEKLGRSPQAHCDEIAAGFQQLWQLLDIQVDRFSRTTAAPHKAIVAEFFQRVWQAGDIYEGRQQGWYCVSCEEYKEERELLSNKHCPIHVNTAAEWRDEPNYFFRLSNYQQKLEAFYQANPDFIQPETRRNEVLNFVAQGLQDFSISRAQVSWGLPLPVNPEQTIYVWFDALLGYITALLEPGDKPTLDNALRKWWPINLHLIGKDILRFHAIYWPAMLLSAGLPLPGRVFGHGFLTKDGQKMGKSLGNIINPFELVERYKPDAIRYYFLKEIEFGRDGDFNEERFVQILNANLANDLGNLLQRTLKIAQKSCGGKVPAVDLASLEVDSLKVSGVTLGEQVATAYEHLAFDKACELALNLVRQGNKFVDEHKPWALYKEGKTDLANQVLYSVLESARLAAFLLSPIIPNISQEIYRQLGYSGTIPNNWEHASWGILQAGQSLPEPSPVFARLEVQATG, translated from the coding sequence ATGAATCTTGCTAGTAAACAAACTACTTTTGCCCTAACCACCCCCCTCTACTATGTAAACGATCTCCCTCACGTTGGCAGTGCCTATACCACCATGGCAGCAGATGCTCTGGCCCGCTTTCAAAGGCTGAGAGGCCAGGAGGTTCTGCTAATTACGGGAACTGATGAACATGGACAGAAGATTCAACGTACAGCAGAAAAATTAGGTCGTTCGCCTCAGGCTCACTGTGATGAGATTGCTGCCGGTTTTCAGCAGCTGTGGCAACTGCTTGATATTCAGGTGGACCGATTCAGTCGTACGACTGCCGCTCCTCACAAAGCAATCGTCGCAGAATTTTTTCAGCGCGTCTGGCAAGCGGGTGACATTTATGAGGGCCGCCAGCAGGGTTGGTACTGTGTTTCTTGTGAAGAGTACAAAGAAGAGCGCGAGTTGCTAAGCAACAAACACTGCCCAATTCACGTCAATACTGCTGCCGAATGGCGAGATGAACCAAACTACTTTTTTCGCCTCTCTAACTATCAGCAAAAGCTAGAAGCGTTTTATCAGGCTAATCCTGATTTTATTCAACCAGAAACCCGGCGTAATGAAGTCCTGAATTTTGTAGCTCAGGGCTTACAAGATTTTTCGATTTCACGGGCCCAGGTGAGTTGGGGATTGCCGCTGCCAGTCAATCCTGAACAGACTATTTACGTCTGGTTTGATGCCCTCTTGGGTTATATAACTGCCCTACTCGAACCTGGGGATAAACCCACTTTAGACAATGCCTTGCGCAAGTGGTGGCCGATTAACCTACATCTGATCGGTAAAGACATCCTGCGTTTTCATGCTATCTACTGGCCCGCAATGCTACTGTCAGCTGGATTGCCTTTGCCTGGCCGAGTGTTTGGTCACGGTTTTTTAACCAAAGACGGGCAGAAAATGGGCAAGAGTTTAGGCAACATTATCAACCCATTCGAGCTGGTGGAGCGCTATAAACCTGATGCCATTCGTTACTATTTTCTAAAAGAAATCGAGTTTGGGCGAGATGGCGATTTCAACGAGGAGCGCTTTGTGCAGATCCTCAACGCTAACTTGGCCAATGACTTAGGCAACCTGCTACAGCGCACTCTCAAAATCGCACAGAAGTCCTGCGGGGGCAAAGTGCCGGCGGTTGATCTAGCCTCTCTGGAAGTGGACTCCCTAAAAGTGTCAGGGGTAACGCTGGGAGAGCAGGTAGCGACAGCCTATGAACATTTGGCCTTCGACAAAGCCTGTGAGCTAGCTCTGAATTTAGTCCGTCAAGGCAATAAGTTCGTAGACGAACATAAGCCTTGGGCCCTCTACAAGGAGGGAAAGACTGACCTAGCCAATCAGGTTCTCTATTCAGTGCTCGAATCTGCTCGTCTGGCTGCCTTTTTGCTCTCCCCGATCATTCCTAACATCAGCCAAGAAATCTACAGGCAGCTGGGTTACTCGGGTACTATCCCCAACAATTGGGAGCACGCTAGTTGGGGAATTTTACAAGCTGGTCAAAGTTTGCCAGAGCCAAGCCCTGTCTTTGCACGTTTAGAAGTGCAAGCGACTGGCTGA
- a CDS encoding NYN domain-containing protein, giving the protein MLNLENDSVFTPEQVLENRGRVAIFIDGSNLFYAALQLGIEIDYTKLLVRLTAGSRLLRSFFYTGVDRSNEKQQGFLLWMRRNGYRVISKDLVQLPDGSKKANLDVEIAVDMMSLVGAYDTAILVSGDGDLAYAVDAVSYRGVRVEVVSLRSMTSDNLINVADRYIDLEMIKEEIQKAPRQNYTYRPLSGVVSPTEHAGAGEV; this is encoded by the coding sequence GTGTTGAACCTAGAAAACGACTCCGTATTTACGCCGGAGCAAGTGCTTGAAAACCGAGGCCGCGTCGCCATCTTCATTGATGGCTCCAATCTGTTCTACGCTGCTTTACAGCTTGGCATCGAGATTGATTACACCAAGCTCTTGGTGCGGCTGACCGCCGGCTCACGCCTGCTACGCTCCTTTTTCTACACAGGCGTTGACCGCAGCAACGAGAAACAACAGGGCTTCTTGCTGTGGATGCGTCGTAACGGCTATCGAGTGATCTCTAAAGACTTGGTGCAACTGCCAGATGGCTCCAAAAAGGCCAACTTGGATGTCGAGATCGCAGTGGACATGATGTCCCTAGTGGGGGCCTACGATACAGCAATTCTGGTCAGTGGCGATGGGGATCTAGCTTATGCTGTTGACGCAGTCAGCTATCGAGGCGTACGTGTGGAAGTGGTTAGTCTGCGCTCGATGACCAGCGATAACCTGATCAACGTTGCCGATCGCTACATTGATCTAGAAATGATCAAAGAAGAAATCCAGAAGGCACCGCGCCAAAATTACACCTACCGTCCGCTTTCGGGTGTTGTGAGCCCAACAGAGCATGCGGGTGCGGGCGAGGTTTGA
- the lptC gene encoding LPS export ABC transporter periplasmic protein LptC — protein MMLFAFRSLRLLSVLLLLLGILSCGRQPNKNLAEEIDQSQEGQMNFDKIVLSEADEQGKRLWEMKANEAVYSRDKRTAQIQGVAGSFFKDGKVLLTTTATRGEVRQQTQQIRLEGSVKAYSLPDKITLQADKLEWQPKQDRLIATGNVILIKADQKIQVAASRLTASPNARRYVLEGNVLATVQEPQMQLKTERLNWEAATGTISSNGPLTVVQGQNGRDGNLRADSGQFNLKTQLIALQNNIQINVVNPPLQIAGNNLTWQMRDKLAVSKAPITIYRSDQNLRASANSGQADLKAQRIVLTGAAQVQARNGSQLSATQLVWQMQAQEATASGNVVYRQPQNSALVTGDQAVAKLKEQTIQVTGGNVTTQLVP, from the coding sequence ATGATGCTTTTTGCTTTTCGAAGCTTGCGCCTGCTGAGCGTCCTGCTGCTCCTGCTTGGGATCCTTAGTTGTGGTCGACAGCCCAACAAAAATCTGGCCGAGGAAATCGACCAGTCCCAAGAGGGACAAATGAATTTCGACAAGATTGTGCTCTCAGAGGCTGACGAGCAGGGCAAGCGCCTTTGGGAGATGAAGGCAAACGAAGCGGTTTACAGCCGGGACAAACGGACGGCTCAAATTCAAGGAGTCGCGGGGAGTTTCTTCAAAGACGGTAAGGTGCTGCTGACTACCACAGCAACTCGGGGTGAGGTACGCCAGCAAACCCAGCAAATTAGGCTTGAGGGCTCAGTCAAGGCTTATTCTCTGCCTGACAAAATTACGCTCCAGGCCGACAAGCTGGAGTGGCAACCGAAACAGGATCGACTGATTGCAACAGGCAATGTGATTTTGATCAAGGCTGACCAGAAGATTCAGGTGGCGGCCTCACGCCTGACAGCGTCTCCCAATGCCCGTCGCTATGTTCTAGAGGGCAACGTCTTGGCAACTGTCCAGGAGCCTCAGATGCAATTGAAGACCGAACGCCTGAACTGGGAAGCAGCCACTGGAACTATCAGCAGCAATGGACCTTTGACCGTTGTCCAAGGGCAGAACGGTCGAGATGGCAATTTACGCGCAGATAGTGGCCAGTTCAATCTTAAGACGCAGCTGATTGCTTTACAGAACAACATCCAGATCAACGTGGTAAACCCACCTCTGCAAATTGCTGGCAACAACCTGACCTGGCAGATGCGAGATAAGCTTGCCGTCAGCAAAGCACCGATTACAATCTATCGGTCTGATCAGAACCTGAGAGCCAGCGCCAACAGTGGCCAAGCCGACCTCAAGGCTCAGCGCATCGTCCTGACAGGAGCAGCCCAGGTTCAAGCTCGCAATGGCTCCCAGCTGAGCGCGACGCAGTTGGTATGGCAGATGCAGGCTCAGGAGGCGACGGCCAGTGGCAATGTTGTCTACCGGCAACCTCAGAACTCAGCCCTAGTCACTGGCGATCAAGCAGTTGCCAAGTTAAAGGAACAGACAATTCAAGTGACTGGCGGCAACGTCACGACACAGCTGGTGCCCTAA
- a CDS encoding N-acetylmuramidase family protein codes for MTVSDTQPILRTDLDRALIVFLSRSAQSYQSTPKQRQALITSFQVWMGLPATGQSDPVTVKLLALANRYIPSTQTERNLLIFLARTSQHYQGQDLQRRALWRFWQAWQKQETEPAVSGQPLVDPAPADADLLSFLQDVLNTYTGETSQRQALTLYFQTWAGLTPDGELGPETEGIASLLARYVPRDATERALLVFLIRSLVAYRSTSNQRQALVTYGRHWLSEDKGLPGVDPLAYPPLAIPDEIPKPSSPGRDSAEAARLDFLRATTQLYDGDPTQFAALVHYFQIWTGLEGNGQLTLQTQRALGVPDPLAFLNPNQQPLLALTQADCIEAAALINVEPAALRTVADVESNGTGYLSDGRLKILFEGQVFWQELQDRGLDPQPLALRYPSIVYKTWTPEHYLGGVLEYSRLELAMQIHPTAALNAASWGMFQIMGFNHAGAGFSSVEAMVGAYARSVREQLISLARWLRNRGLDHLLNVQDWAEFARAYNGEGYAQNHYDLKLAERYQHWKSFGW; via the coding sequence ATGACTGTCAGCGACACTCAACCCATCCTGCGCACTGACCTCGACCGGGCGCTCATTGTCTTCCTAAGCCGCAGCGCCCAGAGTTATCAAAGCACGCCCAAACAGAGGCAGGCATTGATCACCAGCTTTCAGGTCTGGATGGGGCTGCCTGCAACTGGCCAGTCTGATCCGGTTACCGTCAAGTTGTTGGCTTTGGCCAATCGCTATATTCCAAGCACTCAGACCGAGCGTAACCTGCTGATCTTCCTGGCGCGCACTAGTCAACATTATCAAGGGCAAGACCTTCAACGACGGGCGCTTTGGCGTTTCTGGCAAGCCTGGCAGAAACAGGAGACCGAACCCGCTGTATCTGGTCAACCTCTGGTCGACCCTGCGCCTGCTGACGCTGATTTGCTCAGCTTTCTGCAGGATGTGCTCAACACCTACACAGGCGAAACCAGCCAACGTCAGGCGCTAACTCTGTACTTTCAGACCTGGGCAGGGCTGACACCCGATGGTGAGTTGGGTCCTGAAACGGAGGGGATTGCCAGCCTCCTGGCTCGTTATGTACCCCGAGATGCCACTGAGCGGGCGCTACTGGTTTTTCTGATCCGGAGTCTGGTTGCCTATCGCAGCACTTCCAACCAGCGTCAAGCGCTGGTCACCTACGGGCGGCACTGGCTAAGTGAGGACAAAGGCTTACCCGGTGTAGACCCACTCGCTTACCCTCCACTTGCGATTCCGGATGAGATACCCAAACCTTCTAGCCCTGGTCGAGACAGTGCCGAAGCTGCACGGCTCGACTTTCTACGGGCGACTACGCAGCTCTATGACGGTGACCCTACTCAGTTCGCTGCTCTAGTCCATTATTTTCAAATCTGGACTGGGCTGGAAGGCAACGGGCAGTTAACACTTCAGACGCAGCGAGCCCTGGGCGTACCGGATCCGCTAGCCTTCTTGAATCCCAATCAGCAACCGTTGCTTGCACTCACCCAAGCCGACTGTATTGAGGCGGCAGCTCTGATCAATGTAGAACCGGCTGCTCTGAGAACCGTTGCTGATGTGGAATCGAACGGCACCGGTTACCTCAGCGACGGTCGGTTGAAAATTTTGTTTGAGGGACAGGTATTCTGGCAAGAACTTCAGGATCGGGGGCTGGATCCGCAGCCTCTGGCACTCCGCTACCCCAGCATTGTCTACAAAACCTGGACCCCCGAACACTATCTAGGAGGCGTGTTGGAGTACAGCCGTCTGGAACTGGCGATGCAAATCCATCCCACAGCTGCTTTAAACGCGGCCTCCTGGGGCATGTTTCAGATTATGGGCTTTAACCATGCAGGGGCAGGCTTTAGCAGTGTTGAGGCGATGGTCGGTGCCTATGCGCGAAGCGTGCGTGAACAGCTGATTTCTCTTGCCCGCTGGCTCCGCAATCGAGGCTTAGATCACCTGCTGAATGTTCAAGATTGGGCGGAGTTCGCCCGTGCTTACAATGGCGAAGGCTATGCCCAAAATCATTACGACCTCAAGCTGGCCGAGCGCTACCAGCATTGGAAGTCTTTTGGTTGGTGA
- a CDS encoding AAA family ATPase, which translates to MQLEELEDYFKGRLPLMLWGPPGVGKSSRVQQLAQKLKLPLVELRLAQLSLVDLRGLPRIEAGQTRWYPPTLLPTAEASPEGILLLDDITSASIQVQSAAYQLALERRLGDYSLPTGWWICMAGYWPEDQPLAETTASLLNRFVHRKLEPDLEQWTRWAMGAKIDPRIIGFLYFKPALLFVPPVLNRGLGEPGFPTPRSWAFVNTLLQAGLARSENLVGAIGQAAAIEFSHYLAASRSLPSLDAILHEPTQAPLPERPELGYAVIISLVAGGWGYEQAVSAYLLRLPNRDLIRFGLTLALSHWPELLTAEPIVAYLLENQQAWVGVS; encoded by the coding sequence ATGCAATTGGAAGAGCTGGAAGATTATTTCAAAGGCCGCCTACCCCTCATGTTATGGGGGCCTCCTGGTGTGGGCAAGTCCTCTCGCGTCCAGCAACTCGCGCAAAAGCTGAAGCTGCCCCTCGTTGAACTGCGTCTGGCGCAGCTCAGCTTGGTGGATCTGCGAGGACTACCGCGCATTGAGGCTGGACAGACCCGCTGGTATCCACCCACACTATTGCCCACTGCTGAGGCTAGCCCAGAAGGCATTCTGTTGCTCGATGACATCACCAGTGCCAGTATCCAAGTGCAGAGTGCAGCCTACCAACTCGCCCTAGAGCGTCGATTAGGCGACTACAGCCTACCGACGGGTTGGTGGATCTGCATGGCTGGGTATTGGCCCGAGGACCAGCCGCTTGCCGAGACGACGGCCTCCCTGCTGAACCGCTTTGTTCATCGCAAGCTTGAGCCAGACTTGGAGCAATGGACGCGCTGGGCAATGGGAGCAAAGATTGATCCCCGCATTATTGGCTTCCTCTACTTCAAGCCAGCGTTACTGTTTGTGCCTCCCGTCTTGAATAGAGGGCTAGGCGAGCCGGGGTTTCCCACTCCCCGCTCCTGGGCCTTCGTCAACACCCTGCTTCAGGCTGGGTTAGCTCGCTCAGAAAACTTGGTTGGGGCAATTGGTCAGGCTGCTGCCATAGAGTTCAGCCACTATCTAGCGGCTAGCCGGAGTTTGCCGAGTCTGGATGCCATTCTGCATGAGCCAACCCAAGCGCCCCTCCCAGAGCGGCCTGAACTGGGCTATGCCGTGATCATCAGCCTGGTTGCAGGGGGATGGGGCTATGAGCAAGCCGTATCAGCCTATCTGCTGCGCCTGCCTAACCGAGATCTCATTCGTTTCGGACTAACGTTGGCCTTAAGCCATTGGCCTGAGTTGCTCACGGCTGAGCCGATTGTGGCCTATTTATTAGAGAACCAGCAGGCTTGGGTCGGGGTTTCCTAA
- a CDS encoding 1-acyl-sn-glycerol-3-phosphate acyltransferase has product MTVRLHDLLPAPSVSEPSLSYRFNWFDRFCLWYPPGWLILFNRHWQHYRPDPDGWRPLEYVLFLIPGGFYLALLIRWLRLGCRAPRSLSGELDPVYQQAFRDEILTPIVKGYFQAELNQLENLPQKGPLLVVMNHAGMCFPWDFLGLGVLLGQAQDWIVQPLAHTALFEHAWIKWWLPSGWSQSLGGVRAQPECFEAALAQKTILLYAPEGLRGPAKGWRERYKLATFDPSFVRLSARYQIPILPVICLGSEQLHPWTLNLNKLAGWLRMPFLPVSPLMFVFLLFPSMGVWAMRSQLSYIIRPLIRWEQQALDSLQKRAVAYQQAEALRQQLQGEINQLLQQGTPEFHSAH; this is encoded by the coding sequence ATGACCGTTCGGCTTCATGATCTTCTTCCAGCGCCATCTGTATCAGAACCGAGCCTATCTTATCGGTTTAACTGGTTTGATCGGTTTTGCCTTTGGTATCCGCCAGGCTGGTTAATTTTATTCAACCGCCATTGGCAACATTACCGCCCAGATCCAGATGGCTGGCGACCCTTAGAGTACGTTTTATTTCTCATTCCAGGAGGCTTTTACTTAGCGTTGCTCATCCGTTGGTTGCGTCTAGGATGTCGTGCACCCCGTTCTCTATCCGGAGAACTCGACCCAGTTTATCAACAGGCTTTCCGGGATGAAATTCTCACACCAATCGTGAAAGGCTATTTTCAAGCTGAGCTGAATCAACTGGAGAATTTGCCCCAGAAAGGACCTTTGTTGGTGGTGATGAATCATGCGGGGATGTGTTTTCCCTGGGACTTTTTAGGCTTGGGGGTATTACTTGGACAAGCCCAGGACTGGATTGTACAACCGCTGGCTCATACTGCTCTTTTCGAGCATGCCTGGATAAAGTGGTGGTTGCCATCCGGTTGGTCTCAAAGCTTGGGGGGAGTTAGAGCCCAGCCTGAATGTTTCGAAGCAGCTCTGGCTCAGAAGACAATTTTGCTCTACGCACCAGAAGGTCTGCGGGGTCCTGCCAAAGGCTGGCGGGAACGTTATAAATTGGCAACTTTTGACCCGAGTTTTGTACGTTTGAGTGCTCGCTACCAAATTCCAATTTTGCCAGTCATCTGTTTGGGCAGTGAGCAGTTACATCCCTGGACCTTAAATCTCAACAAACTGGCCGGTTGGTTGCGCATGCCTTTTTTGCCAGTATCCCCATTGATGTTCGTATTTTTGTTGTTTCCTTCTATGGGCGTATGGGCAATGCGTAGCCAGCTAAGCTACATAATCCGGCCACTGATTCGTTGGGAACAACAGGCGTTAGACTCCCTGCAAAAACGCGCCGTTGCCTATCAACAAGCCGAAGCTTTGCGCCAACAATTACAGGGCGAAATTAACCAGTTACTACAGCAAGGGACACCTGAATTTCACTCAGCCCATTAA